One part of the Rhodococcus oxybenzonivorans genome encodes these proteins:
- the mmsB gene encoding 3-hydroxyisobutyrate dehydrogenase encodes MSTIGFLGLGHMGGPMAANLVKAGHTVVGFDLAPAALEQATKDGVTVAESAVDAVREAEVVITMLPNGTLVLGLYKEILPAAKPGTLFIDSSTIDVADARAAHEEAVTAGHRSVDAPVSGGVVGAAAGTLAFMVGGTADDFESARPLLEVMGKKVVHCGNPGNGQAAKICNNMILGVSMIAISEAFVLGEKLGLSNQALFDVASNASGQCWALTTNCPVPGPVPTSPANNDYQPGFAAALMDKDLGLAANALKTNGVEADLGLRAAELYSRFHAAGGGGQDFSAIINDIRDRSTKGDQ; translated from the coding sequence ATGAGCACGATCGGATTTCTGGGACTCGGCCACATGGGTGGTCCCATGGCGGCCAACCTCGTCAAGGCGGGGCACACGGTGGTCGGCTTCGACCTCGCGCCCGCCGCCCTCGAGCAGGCCACCAAAGACGGTGTCACCGTCGCCGAGTCGGCCGTCGACGCCGTCCGCGAGGCGGAGGTGGTGATCACGATGCTGCCGAACGGCACACTCGTCCTCGGCCTGTACAAGGAGATTTTACCGGCCGCGAAGCCGGGCACCCTGTTCATCGATTCGTCCACCATCGACGTCGCGGACGCCCGCGCGGCGCACGAGGAGGCCGTCACCGCCGGGCACCGCTCGGTCGACGCCCCCGTCTCCGGTGGCGTCGTGGGCGCGGCCGCGGGCACCCTCGCGTTCATGGTCGGCGGCACGGCGGACGACTTCGAGTCCGCGAGGCCGCTGCTCGAGGTGATGGGCAAGAAGGTCGTGCACTGCGGCAACCCGGGCAACGGTCAGGCCGCGAAGATCTGCAACAACATGATTCTGGGCGTGTCGATGATCGCCATCAGCGAGGCATTCGTCCTCGGCGAGAAGCTGGGACTGAGCAACCAGGCCCTGTTCGACGTCGCGTCCAACGCGTCCGGCCAGTGTTGGGCGCTGACCACCAACTGCCCGGTGCCCGGACCGGTACCGACCAGCCCGGCCAACAACGACTACCAGCCCGGCTTCGCGGCCGCGCTGATGGACAAGGATCTCGGTCTCGCCGCGAACGCGCTGAAGACCAACGGCGTCGAGGCGGACCTCGGGCTGCGTGCCGCCGAACTGTACAGCCGGTTCCACGCCGCCGGTGGTGGTGGTCAGGACTTCTCGGCCATCATCAACGACATCCGCGACCGTTCTACCAAGGGAGACCAGTGA
- a CDS encoding TetR/AcrR family transcriptional regulator, whose translation MPAAPRSPADRRAQILDVAMRLLDSVPFEQLSMDQVAAEAGVSSPLLFHYFKNKHGFRNAVLEASATELQRRMTPDTSLPLPAQLRAGVETFAEAVIAHPAIYLAVMRMAGSGDDGMRKIYRGMRRTFTQEIGRALAQVGVSTTPALEAAIQGWQAFMEEIVLSWVDHPTMTRSEMIDLCERGLYCLLPAAGVDHSIRLEDG comes from the coding sequence ATGCCCGCCGCCCCCCGCTCCCCCGCAGATCGGCGCGCGCAGATCCTCGACGTCGCCATGCGACTCCTCGACTCGGTGCCGTTCGAGCAGCTGTCGATGGACCAGGTGGCGGCCGAGGCAGGCGTCTCGTCGCCACTGTTGTTCCACTACTTCAAGAACAAGCACGGGTTTCGCAACGCAGTGCTCGAAGCCTCGGCCACCGAGTTGCAGCGGAGGATGACGCCCGACACGTCGCTCCCCCTTCCGGCGCAACTGCGCGCGGGTGTCGAGACGTTCGCCGAGGCGGTGATCGCGCACCCCGCGATATATTTGGCCGTCATGCGCATGGCGGGCAGCGGGGACGATGGCATGCGAAAGATCTACCGGGGAATGCGGCGCACGTTCACCCAGGAGATCGGACGTGCGCTCGCACAAGTCGGAGTATCGACGACCCCGGCACTCGAGGCGGCGATCCAGGGATGGCAAGCATTCATGGAAGAGATCGTCCTGTCCTGGGTCGACCACCCGACGATGACGCGCTCGGAAATGATCGACCTGTGCGAACGCGGCCTCTACTGTCTGCTTCCGGCCGCAGGCGTCGACCACAGCATTCGCCTCGAAGACGGGTGA
- a CDS encoding enoyl-CoA hydratase/isomerase family protein, whose translation MSETTTTTPEVLIDTSGGVGRIVLNRPKAINALNHGMVGQIAAALAAWSDDDRVRAVLLTGAGERGLCAGGDIVSIYHDAKEGGTGSREFWRDEYILNAAIANYRKPYVAIMDGIVMGGGVGVSAHGSVRIVTERSMIGMPETGIGFVPDVGGTYLLARTPGELGTHIALTTARLSAGDAIACGFADHYIPSEKIDAFVQKLSDTTVEDALAAFTEPAPPSELVAQQGWIDAAYSAGSVPEIVARLRGSGVPEAQKAAEQILSKSPTACAVTLRSLRRARAAGSLEEVLNEEFRVSVACLSSPDLVEGIRAQVVDKDRNPQWSPATIDEVTDEDVDAFFAPLGNLELGLTPPTPAPTAAAVPAAASTSDTRPGGTAS comes from the coding sequence ATGAGCGAGACAACCACCACGACCCCCGAGGTCCTGATCGACACGAGCGGCGGTGTGGGCCGGATCGTGCTGAATCGGCCCAAGGCGATCAACGCCCTCAACCACGGCATGGTCGGGCAGATCGCGGCGGCGTTGGCCGCATGGTCCGACGATGATCGGGTGCGGGCGGTGCTGCTCACCGGGGCCGGTGAGCGGGGTTTGTGCGCGGGCGGGGACATCGTGTCGATCTACCACGACGCCAAGGAGGGCGGTACCGGGTCGCGGGAGTTCTGGCGCGATGAGTACATCCTGAACGCGGCCATCGCGAACTACCGGAAGCCGTATGTGGCGATCATGGACGGCATCGTGATGGGCGGCGGCGTCGGGGTCTCCGCGCACGGCAGCGTCCGGATCGTCACCGAACGGTCGATGATCGGGATGCCCGAGACCGGGATCGGGTTCGTCCCCGACGTCGGCGGCACCTACCTGTTGGCCCGCACCCCCGGGGAGTTGGGCACCCACATCGCGTTGACCACCGCCCGCCTCAGTGCCGGTGATGCGATCGCGTGCGGGTTCGCCGACCACTACATCCCCTCGGAGAAGATCGACGCGTTCGTTCAGAAGCTGTCCGACACCACGGTGGAGGACGCGCTGGCCGCGTTCACCGAACCCGCCCCGCCCTCGGAGCTGGTGGCGCAGCAGGGGTGGATCGACGCCGCCTACTCCGCGGGCAGTGTTCCCGAGATCGTCGCCCGCCTGCGCGGCAGCGGGGTGCCCGAGGCTCAGAAGGCGGCCGAGCAGATCCTGTCGAAGTCGCCGACCGCGTGCGCGGTCACCCTACGGTCGTTGCGCCGGGCCCGGGCAGCGGGCAGCCTCGAGGAAGTGCTGAACGAGGAGTTCCGGGTGTCCGTCGCCTGCCTGAGCTCCCCTGATCTCGTCGAGGGCATCCGGGCGCAGGTCGTGGACAAGGACCGCAACCCGCAGTGGTCACCCGCCACGATCGACGAGGTGACCGACGAGGACGTCGACGCGTTCTTCGCCCCACTCGGGAACCTCGAACTCGGCCTCACCCCACCCACCCCCGCCCCGACAGCCGCAGCCGTCCCGGCAGCGGCTTCGACCAGCGACACGCGTCCAGGAGGGACTGCATCATGA
- a CDS encoding multidrug effflux MFS transporter — protein sequence MSSLLSPLMTAIDETSASPTRLRAQATPDTGTAAADRPSLRIVLVLGALIALGPFTIDMYLPALPDIGTDLGASSSAVQLTITGTLLGLALGQLIVGPLADSLGRRRPLIAGIGLHVLASVLAVFAPTVAVLGALRVFQGIGAAAAAVVAVAVVRDLYSGNMVAVVMSRLMLVLGVAPVLAPSIGGALLIALDWRGIFVVLALIGTLTALIGALALKETLPPERRRTSNLSSVLSTYKSLLGDRKFMVLTLVSSVGMASLFAYVSGASFVFQNQYGLDEQQFALLFSSGAIALIGASQLNVRALARWSPQQITIASLAFATVAGAALLVTAYLELGGLVGFVIPLWFLLAGVGFVLPNAPALALGRHGEAAGTAAAMLGALQFGVGALIAPLVGVLGNTGVGLGATMTMCVALGLVALLATARADAR from the coding sequence GTGTCCTCGTTGCTGTCCCCCCTTATGACGGCTATCGATGAGACCTCCGCCTCACCTACCCGACTTCGGGCACAGGCAACCCCCGACACCGGCACCGCCGCAGCCGATCGGCCGAGCCTGCGGATCGTGCTGGTGCTCGGCGCACTCATCGCGCTCGGACCGTTCACCATCGACATGTACCTGCCCGCCCTCCCCGACATCGGCACCGACCTCGGAGCGTCGTCGTCGGCCGTGCAGTTGACCATCACGGGGACGCTGCTGGGCCTCGCGCTCGGCCAGTTGATCGTCGGCCCGCTCGCTGACAGCCTCGGGCGCCGGCGACCGTTGATCGCCGGAATCGGCTTGCATGTCCTCGCCTCAGTACTCGCTGTCTTCGCACCGACCGTCGCCGTGCTCGGTGCGCTCCGGGTGTTCCAGGGCATCGGCGCCGCCGCAGCCGCCGTCGTCGCCGTTGCCGTGGTACGTGACCTGTACAGCGGAAACATGGTCGCGGTCGTCATGTCACGGTTGATGCTCGTCCTGGGTGTCGCACCCGTGCTCGCCCCCAGCATCGGCGGCGCGCTCCTCATCGCTTTGGACTGGCGCGGGATTTTCGTCGTCCTGGCGCTCATCGGAACGCTCACGGCACTGATCGGCGCACTCGCCCTGAAGGAGACGCTCCCACCGGAGCGACGACGCACGAGCAATCTCTCCTCGGTGCTGTCGACGTACAAGAGCCTTCTCGGTGACCGCAAGTTCATGGTGCTCACATTGGTCTCCAGCGTCGGGATGGCCTCGTTATTCGCTTACGTCTCCGGCGCGTCCTTCGTGTTCCAGAATCAGTACGGCCTCGACGAGCAGCAGTTCGCGCTGCTGTTCAGCTCAGGCGCGATCGCTCTGATCGGCGCTTCCCAGCTCAACGTCCGCGCCCTCGCCCGGTGGTCGCCTCAGCAGATCACGATCGCCTCACTGGCCTTCGCGACCGTAGCGGGCGCCGCCTTGCTGGTGACCGCCTACCTCGAACTCGGCGGTCTGGTCGGCTTCGTCATTCCACTGTGGTTCCTGCTCGCCGGTGTCGGGTTCGTCCTGCCCAACGCCCCGGCACTGGCACTCGGCAGGCATGGCGAGGCAGCCGGCACCGCCGCTGCCATGCTCGGCGCCCTGCAGTTCGGCGTCGGCGCGCTCATCGCTCCTCTCGTCGGAGTCCTCGGCAATACGGGAGTCGGCCTCGGTGCGACGATGACGATGTGCGTCGCCCTCGGACTCGTGGCACTGCTTGCCACCGCGCGGGCGGACGCGCGCTGA
- a CDS encoding MarR family winged helix-turn-helix transcriptional regulator: protein MPPPSPLHLDPIEEAHRQWTKHGWGDVADGMAAVTSVMRAQQIMMARVEEVLKPSGLTFARYELLTLLTFTRTGALPMAKASARLQVHPTSVTNAVDRLETANLVRRVPHPSDRRATLIEITDAGRKLAVESTERLNAQVFSSPGVSGDKLEQLVTILAELRREAGDFDTGDAPTKW from the coding sequence ATGCCACCACCGTCACCACTTCATCTCGATCCCATCGAAGAGGCCCACCGGCAGTGGACGAAGCACGGCTGGGGTGATGTTGCCGACGGGATGGCTGCGGTGACCTCGGTGATGCGGGCACAGCAGATCATGATGGCCCGGGTGGAAGAGGTGCTCAAGCCGTCGGGGCTCACGTTCGCCCGGTACGAATTGTTGACACTGCTGACGTTCACGCGCACCGGCGCGCTCCCGATGGCGAAGGCCAGCGCGCGCCTTCAGGTTCACCCGACCAGCGTGACGAACGCCGTCGACCGGCTCGAAACGGCGAATCTCGTGCGACGTGTCCCGCATCCGAGCGATCGCCGTGCGACGCTGATCGAAATCACCGACGCGGGAAGGAAACTGGCCGTCGAGTCCACCGAGCGACTCAACGCCCAGGTGTTCTCGAGTCCCGGAGTGTCCGGCGACAAGCTGGAACAATTGGTCACGATCCTCGCCGAACTGCGCCGCGAGGCAGGCGATTTCGACACCGGAGACGCCCCCACCAAGTGGTGA
- a CDS encoding CoA-acylating methylmalonate-semialdehyde dehydrogenase → MVQELSHFVGGKRIPGASNRFGDVYDPNTGAVQSRVPLADKAETEAIIANAVEAQREWAAFNPQKRARILMKFLQLVQGEMDSLARLLSSEHGKTVPDAKGDIQRGLEVIEFAVGAPHLLKGEYTESAGTGIDVYSMRQPLGVVAGITPFNFPAMIPLWKAGPALACGNAFILKPSERDPSVPLRLAELFLEAGLPAGVFNVVNGDKEVVDVLLTDDRIKAVGFVGSTPIAQYIYETAAAHGKRAQCFGGAKNHAIVMPDADLDEVADALIGAGYGSAGERCMAISVAVPVGEETADALVAKLKERVAGLKIGRSDDENADFGPLVSKDALERVDSYIQIGIDEGAEAVVDGRGFTLEGHENGFFAGATLFDKVTTDMRVYKEEIFGPVLLVARAADYEEALRLPTEHEYGNGVAIFTRDGDTARDFTNRVNVGMVGVNVPIPVPIAYHTFGGWKRSGFGDLNQHGPDSFRFYTKTKTVTQRWPSGKKEAGSAPDNHFVIPTMN, encoded by the coding sequence ATGGTTCAAGAGCTATCCCACTTCGTCGGCGGCAAGCGTATACCGGGTGCCTCCAACAGGTTTGGCGACGTCTACGATCCCAACACCGGTGCGGTGCAGTCGCGGGTGCCGCTGGCGGACAAGGCCGAGACCGAGGCGATCATCGCCAACGCGGTGGAAGCGCAGCGCGAATGGGCCGCTTTCAATCCGCAGAAGCGCGCACGCATCCTCATGAAGTTCCTGCAGTTGGTGCAGGGCGAGATGGACTCGCTGGCACGCCTGCTCTCGTCCGAGCACGGCAAGACCGTTCCCGACGCGAAGGGCGACATCCAACGAGGACTCGAGGTCATCGAGTTCGCTGTCGGCGCCCCGCATCTGCTCAAGGGTGAGTACACCGAGTCCGCGGGCACCGGCATCGATGTGTACTCCATGCGCCAGCCACTCGGTGTCGTCGCCGGGATCACCCCGTTCAACTTCCCGGCCATGATTCCGCTGTGGAAGGCCGGACCGGCCCTCGCGTGCGGTAATGCCTTCATCCTCAAGCCCTCCGAGCGCGACCCCTCGGTGCCGCTGCGCCTCGCCGAACTGTTCCTCGAGGCCGGTCTGCCGGCCGGAGTCTTCAACGTGGTCAACGGTGACAAGGAAGTGGTCGACGTCCTCCTCACCGACGACCGCATCAAGGCAGTCGGTTTCGTCGGGTCCACCCCGATCGCGCAGTACATCTACGAGACCGCTGCTGCCCACGGCAAGCGCGCGCAATGCTTCGGCGGCGCCAAGAACCATGCCATCGTCATGCCCGACGCCGACCTCGACGAGGTGGCCGACGCGCTCATCGGCGCGGGTTACGGTTCGGCCGGCGAGCGCTGCATGGCCATCTCGGTTGCCGTTCCGGTCGGCGAGGAGACGGCCGACGCTCTCGTCGCGAAGCTGAAGGAGCGTGTCGCCGGCCTGAAGATCGGTCGCAGCGACGACGAGAACGCCGACTTCGGGCCTCTGGTCAGTAAGGACGCCCTCGAGCGCGTCGACAGTTACATCCAGATCGGCATCGACGAAGGAGCGGAGGCCGTGGTCGACGGCCGCGGGTTCACTCTCGAGGGCCACGAGAACGGCTTCTTCGCCGGGGCCACCCTGTTCGACAAGGTGACCACCGACATGCGGGTATACAAGGAAGAAATTTTCGGACCCGTCCTGCTGGTGGCCCGTGCCGCCGACTACGAAGAGGCGCTGCGTCTGCCCACCGAGCACGAGTACGGCAACGGCGTCGCGATCTTCACCCGCGACGGCGACACCGCCCGCGACTTCACCAACCGCGTGAACGTCGGCATGGTCGGCGTCAACGTCCCGATCCCCGTGCCGATCGCGTACCACACCTTCGGCGGGTGGAAGCGCTCCGGCTTCGGCGACCTCAACCAGCACGGTCCCGACTCGTTCCGCTTCTACACCAAGACCAAAACCGTGACGCAGCGTTGGCCCTCGGGCAAGAAGGAAGCAGGCTCCGCTCCTGACAACCACTTCGTCATCCCCACCATGAACTGA